One region of Luteolibacter rhizosphaerae genomic DNA includes:
- a CDS encoding ThuA domain-containing protein, which translates to MKTAFRTLLPLALTLTALADDPWLVFEGSKGPGKGKHVVLVSGDEEYRSEEALPMLGKMLAEKHGFKCTVLFPIDPASGEINPKEQTNIPGLAAIDSADFLVFGLRFRELPDADMKHIVDYVEAGKPLLGMRTSTHAFNYTRKKDSPYASWSFNSDGGFGKKVLGETWINHHGDHGSQSTRGVIEESNKSHPLLTCVEDVWGPTDVYGVTKLPDDATVLLRGQVIAGMKPEDKAVEGKKNEPMMPVAWVRERKLDGGKTQKVICTTMGAATDFISPGLARFVTNSVYWGTGLKVPAKLDTAPVGKYEPTNFGFDGFKKGVKPADLK; encoded by the coding sequence ATGAAGACCGCGTTCCGCACACTCCTTCCGCTTGCCCTCACGCTCACCGCTCTCGCCGATGATCCATGGCTGGTCTTCGAGGGCTCCAAGGGCCCCGGCAAGGGCAAGCACGTGGTACTGGTAAGCGGCGATGAAGAATACCGCTCCGAGGAAGCACTGCCGATGCTCGGCAAGATGCTGGCAGAAAAGCACGGCTTCAAATGCACCGTGCTCTTCCCGATCGATCCGGCTTCCGGTGAGATCAATCCGAAGGAGCAGACGAATATCCCCGGCCTCGCCGCGATCGATTCCGCGGACTTCCTCGTCTTCGGCCTGCGCTTCCGCGAGCTCCCGGATGCGGACATGAAGCACATCGTGGACTACGTGGAAGCGGGCAAGCCGCTGCTCGGCATGCGCACCTCCACCCATGCCTTCAACTACACCCGCAAGAAGGACAGCCCCTACGCCTCCTGGTCCTTCAATTCCGATGGCGGCTTCGGTAAGAAGGTGCTCGGCGAGACATGGATCAATCACCACGGCGACCACGGTTCCCAGAGCACCCGCGGCGTGATCGAGGAGTCTAACAAGAGCCATCCCCTGCTCACCTGCGTGGAAGATGTCTGGGGCCCCACCGATGTCTACGGCGTGACCAAGCTGCCCGATGACGCCACCGTGCTCCTGCGCGGTCAGGTCATCGCCGGCATGAAGCCGGAGGATAAGGCGGTGGAGGGCAAGAAGAACGAACCGATGATGCCCGTCGCTTGGGTACGTGAGCGCAAGCTCGACGGCGGCAAGACCCAGAAGGTCATCTGCACCACCATGGGTGCCGCCACCGACTTCATTTCGCCCGGTCTCGCCCGCTTCGTCACGAACTCGGTCTACTGGGGCACCGGCCTGAAGGTTCCGGCCAAGCTCGATACCGCGCCGGTCGGCAAGTACGAGCCGACCAATTTCGGCTTCGATGGCTTCAAGAAGGGCGTGAAGCCTGCCGATCTGAAGTAA
- a CDS encoding endonuclease/exonuclease/phosphatase family protein: MSVEESGQLRLTLATFNIRYEGDSDIGWRAWPNRIGRVTKTIRGMNADVMGVQEALHGQCADLQASLTDYGFYGVGRDDGDRKGEYAAIFYRRDRFEPDITEQGTFWLSDTPDKPGSMNWGNSYPRVVTWMRLIDRASSKAFYVFNTHWDHRNQPSRERAAVLISQRINARQFTDDPVVLLGDFNAADANPAFGYFTGRKVSLSGAAVQPLQSPLTDVFRVKVPPGGRSQQTLHLWRELQEAWPRIDHILVSHGAKVEATGIQRAPRIEERPSDHFPVWATVSWP; this comes from the coding sequence GTGAGTGTGGAAGAAAGCGGCCAACTCCGCCTCACCCTCGCCACCTTCAACATCCGCTACGAGGGCGATAGCGACATCGGCTGGCGTGCCTGGCCGAATCGCATCGGCCGCGTCACGAAGACCATCCGCGGCATGAATGCGGATGTGATGGGCGTGCAGGAGGCCCTGCATGGCCAGTGCGCCGATCTCCAGGCCTCGCTCACCGATTACGGCTTCTACGGCGTGGGTCGGGATGATGGCGATCGCAAGGGCGAGTATGCCGCCATCTTCTACCGCCGCGATCGCTTCGAGCCGGACATCACCGAACAAGGCACCTTCTGGCTCTCCGATACTCCGGACAAGCCGGGCTCCATGAACTGGGGGAATAGCTACCCGCGCGTGGTCACCTGGATGCGCTTGATCGATCGCGCCAGCTCGAAGGCCTTCTACGTCTTCAACACGCACTGGGACCACCGCAACCAACCCTCCCGCGAGCGCGCCGCGGTGCTGATCTCGCAGCGCATCAATGCGCGCCAGTTCACGGATGACCCTGTCGTCCTTTTGGGTGACTTCAATGCCGCCGATGCGAACCCGGCCTTCGGCTATTTCACCGGCAGGAAGGTGAGTCTCTCCGGTGCCGCGGTGCAGCCGCTGCAGAGCCCGCTCACCGATGTCTTCCGCGTGAAGGTGCCGCCCGGCGGCCGCAGCCAGCAGACCCTGCATCTCTGGCGGGAGCTACAGGAGGCGTGGCCGCGCATCGATCACATCCTGGTCTCGCATGGTGCCAAGGTGGAGGCCACCGGCATCCAGCGCGCCCCCCGGATCGAGGAGCGTCCCTCCGATCATTTCCCGGTGTGGGCGACGGTCAGTTGGCCTTGA
- a CDS encoding L,D-transpeptidase, with the protein MFRKSLALAFIAAACPVLAEEQALRALPVDPSEITPEKTEALPTAPVTPPAPAAEITPLPLGSVKVPLPKTNVKTDAPADIANLPTGEDAVRLQIFLDQSNFGPGVIDGKPGRFTVQAVDSWNEVHGHSTGDLGPIMEAARKAVPHPFATAIVPEVAPKWVNTGLSHNRAAQAQAKRMSYRSIAEFMSERFHTDVEFVLEINGSKNTWGVKPGQTLIVPNVKPFRIEEITGKRYEADPVMSERHAVVDTKKNQVRIFEGAPPALLVEEEEVVSDKPVLVKPKPIANRALVASFPITPGKPQFIHYGTWKLNNSVELPVWRFDKSLLETGKRSNNALNIPPGPNSPVGIIWNGLSRPGIGLHGTSDPETIGRARSAGCIRLANWDAIRIPTLIRPGATVEVR; encoded by the coding sequence ATGTTCCGGAAATCGCTCGCCCTCGCTTTCATTGCCGCCGCATGCCCCGTCCTTGCCGAAGAGCAGGCTCTTCGCGCATTGCCCGTGGATCCCTCTGAGATCACCCCGGAAAAGACGGAGGCCCTGCCTACCGCCCCGGTCACGCCCCCCGCTCCTGCCGCGGAGATCACTCCCCTGCCCCTCGGCTCGGTGAAGGTCCCGCTGCCGAAGACGAACGTGAAGACCGACGCCCCGGCGGACATCGCGAACCTGCCCACCGGCGAGGACGCCGTCCGCCTCCAGATCTTCCTCGATCAATCGAATTTCGGCCCCGGCGTGATCGACGGGAAGCCCGGCCGCTTCACCGTTCAGGCGGTGGATTCTTGGAACGAAGTGCACGGTCACTCCACCGGCGATCTCGGCCCGATCATGGAAGCCGCGCGCAAGGCCGTGCCGCACCCCTTCGCCACCGCCATCGTGCCGGAAGTCGCGCCGAAGTGGGTCAATACCGGCCTCTCCCACAACCGCGCCGCGCAGGCGCAGGCGAAGCGCATGAGCTACCGCAGCATCGCCGAGTTCATGTCCGAGCGCTTCCACACGGATGTCGAGTTCGTGCTGGAGATCAATGGCAGCAAGAACACCTGGGGCGTGAAGCCCGGCCAGACCCTCATCGTGCCGAACGTGAAGCCCTTCCGCATCGAGGAGATCACCGGCAAGCGCTACGAGGCGGATCCGGTCATGTCCGAGCGCCACGCCGTGGTGGATACCAAGAAGAACCAAGTCCGAATCTTCGAAGGCGCACCGCCGGCCCTGCTCGTCGAGGAGGAGGAAGTCGTCTCCGACAAGCCCGTGCTGGTGAAGCCCAAGCCGATCGCGAACCGCGCCTTGGTCGCCTCTTTCCCCATCACCCCGGGCAAGCCGCAGTTCATCCACTACGGCACTTGGAAGCTCAACAACAGCGTGGAGCTCCCGGTCTGGCGCTTCGACAAGTCCCTGCTCGAAACCGGCAAGCGCAGCAACAACGCGCTCAACATCCCGCCCGGCCCGAATAGCCCGGTGGGTATCATCTGGAATGGTCTCAGCCGCCCCGGCATCGGCCTCCACGGCACCTCGGATCCGGAGACGATCGGCCGCGCCCGCAGCGCCGGTTGCATCCGCCTCGCGAATTGGGATGCCATCCGTATCCCCACCCTGATCCGTCCGGGTGCCACAGTCGAGGTGCGCTAA